Genomic segment of Candidatus Omnitrophota bacterium:
GATAATTTCATTGAGCAATACCTTTACGCTAGGGTTCTTTTTTTCTACCTCAGAGTAAAACATAGCGTTATTTAATGCCTCAACATGAAAATTATTGGTCAGCTTCCATTTAGAACCGCTTTTTCCCACTGATCCAGAACGTCGCACCACCTCCTCGACGATCTTTAATGCCCTATTAACATTGCCGCCCTCTTTACCCATTTCTCTTCTTGTTATTTCAAGAAAATCCCTGAAGAATATCGAAGCGTTCTGGCGGATAAGCTCCTTTATCTCAGGAATAAAATAACATTCCGGATCGCAATTCTCCAACAGTTTGCCCAACATAAACTCCATTATGTCTGTCTGTTTTGCGCGACGTCTTTCTGTATGACTTAAAACAACCTTGACACGGTTATTTATCTCATCATCCTCACTGCCTGTATCACTATACATTTTTGTGTCGAAATATTTTTCAGTGATTCCTGGTTCCTTCCTGTGATTTCGTCTATAGGTTCTTGTCGTCTCAACAAGCTTTTCCTGATCTATCAATTGATCATATGTATCGGCATCGCGAACTAATAACGCCTCGATGCTATCGGGTTTAGGAAGATTTTCCTGACTCTCATTTATATAGCCTTTAGGATAATCTTTTACCCGATAATTCACTGGAGTGCCTCTGTGAGATCTTATGATATGCTTAACTCTGTCTATGCGTGTTGCAGGCCAGTCCTTGTCATGCCAATCCTCTAAAATCTTACCAATAAATCCGGCGCCTTCCTCGTGATGCCCCAAACGTGTTTTAATGCCTGTGGAGCCAAGCCCTTTGATATCATGCGTAAAAGCCCCTATGGCAAGGGCTTCTCTATCTACTTCGAAATTATAATATTCTGCCCATTCAAAAGCTTTCTTAGTAACATCTATTGCATGGTTAAAACCATGCACGGGATCCGTATGAAAAACTATAAATTCATCGGTAGATAGCTTCGTTTCCAATTCTTCTATTATTCGTTCTAAAATTTTATATGGAACATTGGAATGAAGGAAGGTCGTTCTTATTGTTTCGATTTTCTGACGAGTTATGTCTTTTTTATCAGACATCTTATTTGGTAATACTGCTACAGCGTCAGGATTCTTTTCCGTGTCTAACCTGGCTAATACATCTCTCAGATATGATTTATCATCGAGATTACCGTCATGTTCGATGTGTTTGCATATCGCGCCTACGGTGAAGGAGTATTTAAAGTCTTCACTGTTAAGTCGTAATTCGGGCGCCAGCTTATTATTTTGGTCTGCCAGGCAGAGAGAAGATAGAAAAGCTCCTATGAGAATAACTGCGAGGGCCTTCTTCATTAATTTGTGGAGATATTTATGTAATCCTAAAACAATCATATACACAAGTATAGCATATGATTACGTTAAATCAATACAAAGTAAGATAACTTTTTTGAGTTTTAACTTGGGTGAATGTAAAAGCCGTATGGGACGTTTAAGCATCCCCTACGATTGTGGATAACCATAGCGCTGCGCTACAATTCGCTTATAAGCCTAAGGCCGTTAAGGGTGAGGTCTTCGTCAACTATCTGGATGGATTTCGAGTAGCGCTTTATGAGTGAGGCATTACCGCCTGTAGCGATGATCCTGGTCCTCTTACCTAACATCTTTCTGTATTTTGCGGCTAAAGCGTCACACATAGCCCCGAGCCCGAACAATATGCCGCCGCGCATACTGTTTACTGTGTCACGACCGATGATGGATAAGGCAGGTTTTAATTTAATATTGGGCAAGAGCGCTGTCTTCTTATGCAAACTTGACAGGGACATCTCGATGCCCGGAAATATCAAGCCGCCGAGATAATCCCCTCTTGTGGAGACTACATCGAATGTTATCGCAGTTCCGAAATCGATTATGACTGCCGGCTTACCGTATAAAGTCTTCGCCGCAAACGCGTTTACCAGCCTGTCCTGGCCTACTTCGCTTTTGATTCTATAAAGATTCCTGATCGGCACAATCTTATCCCGGCCGATTACCGAAATATTACATTTCACAACCTTGTTAAGCGCCGCGATAAGCCTGGAAAGAGCGAGCGGCACAACGCTTGAAATAACGATATTCAGCGCATCGCCGTGCTTAAGGCCGGCAAGATTACAAATACCGCTTAAGTGTCTTCCGTGGAGATAGTATGAGTTGGTGGGCACCTTAATCTTCCTTACGAGCTTGGCGCCTTTAAAAAGGCCGACTGTGATATTCGTGTTACCTATGTCTGCTGCAAGCATAATATTATTCATCGCACCATCACCACGTCACCGGACGATATCTTTTCGAGGACACCCGAATCGAGCCTCACCACAAGCGCGCCATCCGGGTCTATGTTATAGACATCGGCCTCAAACGTCCTATTAGGCAGGGCTACCTTAACTCTTGAGCCCAGCATTACAGAGTACTCTTTCCACTCCTCTATTATAGAGCCGGATCCTTTTTTCTTCAAAGTATTATAATATTCTTCGAGCGTCTCCAGCATTTTCTTCGCAAGCTCAACCCTCGAAATATTTTCTCCATCCTTTATATGGTGCAATTCTTCTTTTAAGGAAGATGCCCCCTTCGGAAGGTCTTTAGCTTTTGTATTTACGTTTACGCCTATTCCAAGTATTATAAAATCGATCATATCCTGCTCGGCCTTCATTTCCGTGAGTATGCCGCAAACCTTTTTGCCGTTTATCAATATATCGTTAGGCCATTTTATCACCGCGTTGAGGCCAGTATAGCCTCTAATAGCTTTCGCCACGGCGACGGCCGCGACAAGGGTTATCTTCGGGATCTCATTCGGCGCCATATGCGGCCTTAACACGCATGACATGTAGATTCCGCATCCGGGCACAGACTGCCAGGTCCTTCCGTGCCTGCCCTTGCCTCTGGCCTGCTCGTCGGCAAATATAACCGCGCCTTCCGTCAGGCCGTGCTCGGCTAATTCATATGCGGATGTATTCGTAGAATCGACTTTTTTATACGATATTATTTCTTTGCCTAAGTATCTTGTCTTGAGATTCAATTTTATTTCATCCGGCAATAGGGCATCCGGTATCCCGATCAGGCGGTATCCGAGATGAGGCAGAGCCTCTATCTCATACCCCTCTTCTCTAAGTTTTTCGATCCGCTTCCAAATGCCGGCTCTCGATATGCCGGCCATCTTACACAACTCTTCGCCGGATACATACGAACCGTCGCTATCTCTTAGTAGATCCAGCATCTTATTATCAGATTGCATATTTTTCTTTCAACTCTTTTATCTGGTCGCGAAGCGCCGCGGCCTTTTCGAATTGCAGATTTCTTGCGGCAAGCTCCATATCGCGCTGAAGTTCCGCTACCAGCGTGGTTACATCGTATTGATCCTCAGTCTCTTCTACAACTCCCGCGATTATCTCCCGTGCCTTCTTATACGATTCTATACCGTCCCTTATCGCTTTCTCTATCGAGCGCGGCTCAATATTATTCGCTTTATTAAATGCGATCTGTATCTTGCGCCGTCTCACAGACTCGTCGATAGCTTTTTTCATCGACTTGGTTACGGTATCGGCATACATTATCACCTGCCCGTTGAGATGGCGGGCAGCGCGCCCGGCCACTTGTATGAGGCTGGTCTCGCTTCTCAGGAAACCCTCTTTATCGGCATCCAGGATGGCGACCAGTGACACCTCAGGCAGATCGAGCCCTTCCCTTAAGAGATTAATACCTACCAGGCAATCGAATTTATTAAGCCGTAAATCCCGCAATATCTCGGCCCGCTCTATGGCGCCTATCTCGGAATGAAGATACTTCACTCTCAAATTAAATCCCGTGAGATATTCCGCAATATCTTCCGATAAGCGCTTGGTGATCGTCGTGACAAGGACCCTCTCTTTTCTCTCCGCCCTCGTCTTTATTTCATTAATAAGGTCGTCTATTTGGTTCTTTGTTGGCCTCACGTCTATCGGTGGGTCGATAAGGCCCGTGGGCCTGATTATCTGTTCTATTATCCTGTTGCCGGACTTCTCCATCTCATAATCTGAAGGCGTAGCGGAAACAAATATCATTCCCGGTAAAATTTTTTCAAATTCGTCGAACCTTAAAGGCCTGTTGTCAAGCGCGGAGGGCAGCCTGAAACCGTATTCGACAAGAGTCTCTTTCCTGGCCCTGTCACCGTTATACATTCCCCGCACCTGCGGGATCGTGACGTGTGATTCATCGACAAATACCAGAAAATCCTTCGGGAAATAGTCTATAAGGCACCACGGCCGGGAGCCCGCCGGCCTTTCCGATAGATGCCGGGAATAATTCTCTATGCCGTTGCAATAACCTATCTCGCGCATCATTTCAATATCGTAATGTGTTCTGGACTCCAGCCTTTCGGCGGCCACAAGCTTATTCTGGGATTTAAGCTCGGCAAGCCTCTCCGCAAGCTCCTTCTCGATAGATTTTATCGATCTCTCTATTCTTTCGGGCGTCGTCACAAAATGCTTTGCCGGATAGATACCGATCTTCTTTACGTTTGTTATGACGTTTCCGGTCAGGGGATCGATCTCGTATATCCGCTCTATCTTATCTCCGAATTGCTCCACCCTATATGCGGTACTGGTATATGCCGGATATATTTCGACGGTATCACCCCTGACTCTGAACGTGGAACGCTTGAAGTCGTAATCATTACGTTCATAATGGATGGAGATAAGGCGCTTGAGCACCTCGTCCCTTGATATCTGATCGCCTTCGTTCAGGAAGACCAGCATCTCTCCATATTCCGCTGGCGAGCCGAGGCCGTATATACATGAGACGCTCGCCACGATCACTACATCCTCCCGTGACATCAAAGAGCTTGTGGCCGATAACCTGAGCCGGTCTATATCTTCGTTTATCGATGAGTCCTTCTCGATGTAAATATCCGAATGCGGAATGTAGGCTTCAGGCTGATAATAATCGTAATAGCTGACGAAATACTCTACGGCATTCTCCGGAAAGAATTCTTTGAACTCGCTGTAAAGCTGGGCGGCAAGCGTCTTATTATGCGAGATGACAAGCGCAGGCTTTCCCAATGCGGCGATCACATTGGCCATCGTGAATGTCTTGCCGGATCCCGTAATACCTAGAAGGGTTTGGTACTTATGGGCTTTAAGAATGCCTTCGGTGAGTTTTTCTATGGCCTGCGGCTGATCGCCTGCGGGCTTAAACCCGGACACCAGTTTGAATTTTGCCATACTAGATAAGGTCGAGCGACATATCGATCGCCCTGACTGAATCGGTAAGTTCGCCTATGGAGATCATCTCAACGCCGGTCTTCGCGTATTCCTCGACCGTATCGAGCGTGATACCGCCGGAGACCTCGAGAAGCGGTTTTGTCTTCGAAAGCTTCCTTATCTCGACACATGCTTTTATCTCATTAATACCCATATTGTCGAGCATGATGATATCGGGCCGCCCTCCAAGGGCATCGCTGAATTCTTTAAGCGTTGAAATTTCTATCTCTACCACGGTCCCTTTCCGGCTCTTCTTCCTCGCTTCTTCGACGATACTCTTGAGCGAGAATTCCCGCCCCGGAGACAGATTATTCTTACGGCAATATATATGATTGTCTTT
This window contains:
- a CDS encoding type III pantothenate kinase; translated protein: MNNIMLAADIGNTNITVGLFKGAKLVRKIKVPTNSYYLHGRHLSGICNLAGLKHGDALNIVISSVVPLALSRLIAALNKVVKCNISVIGRDKIVPIRNLYRIKSEVGQDRLVNAFAAKTLYGKPAVIIDFGTAITFDVVSTRGDYLGGLIFPGIEMSLSSLHKKTALLPNIKLKPALSIIGRDTVNSMRGGILFGLGAMCDALAAKYRKMLGKRTRIIATGGNASLIKRYSKSIQIVDEDLTLNGLRLISEL
- a CDS encoding biotin--[acetyl-CoA-carboxylase] ligase; this encodes MQSDNKMLDLLRDSDGSYVSGEELCKMAGISRAGIWKRIEKLREEGYEIEALPHLGYRLIGIPDALLPDEIKLNLKTRYLGKEIISYKKVDSTNTSAYELAEHGLTEGAVIFADEQARGKGRHGRTWQSVPGCGIYMSCVLRPHMAPNEIPKITLVAAVAVAKAIRGYTGLNAVIKWPNDILINGKKVCGILTEMKAEQDMIDFIILGIGVNVNTKAKDLPKGASSLKEELHHIKDGENISRVELAKKMLETLEEYYNTLKKKGSGSIIEEWKEYSVMLGSRVKVALPNRTFEADVYNIDPDGALVVRLDSGVLEKISSGDVVMVR
- the uvrB gene encoding excinuclease ABC subunit UvrB — protein: MAKFKLVSGFKPAGDQPQAIEKLTEGILKAHKYQTLLGITGSGKTFTMANVIAALGKPALVISHNKTLAAQLYSEFKEFFPENAVEYFVSYYDYYQPEAYIPHSDIYIEKDSSINEDIDRLRLSATSSLMSREDVVIVASVSCIYGLGSPAEYGEMLVFLNEGDQISRDEVLKRLISIHYERNDYDFKRSTFRVRGDTVEIYPAYTSTAYRVEQFGDKIERIYEIDPLTGNVITNVKKIGIYPAKHFVTTPERIERSIKSIEKELAERLAELKSQNKLVAAERLESRTHYDIEMMREIGYCNGIENYSRHLSERPAGSRPWCLIDYFPKDFLVFVDESHVTIPQVRGMYNGDRARKETLVEYGFRLPSALDNRPLRFDEFEKILPGMIFVSATPSDYEMEKSGNRIIEQIIRPTGLIDPPIDVRPTKNQIDDLINEIKTRAERKERVLVTTITKRLSEDIAEYLTGFNLRVKYLHSEIGAIERAEILRDLRLNKFDCLVGINLLREGLDLPEVSLVAILDADKEGFLRSETSLIQVAGRAARHLNGQVIMYADTVTKSMKKAIDESVRRRKIQIAFNKANNIEPRSIEKAIRDGIESYKKAREIIAGVVEETEDQYDVTTLVAELQRDMELAARNLQFEKAAALRDQIKELKEKYAI